The following are encoded together in the Arvicanthis niloticus isolate mArvNil1 chromosome 11, mArvNil1.pat.X, whole genome shotgun sequence genome:
- the Twist1 gene encoding twist-related protein 1, with translation MMQDVSSSPVSPADDSLSNSEEEPDRQQPASGKRGARKRRSSRRSAGGSAGPGGATGGGIGGGDEPGSPAQGKRGKKSAGGGGGGAGGGGGGGGSSSGGGSPQSYEELQTQRVMANVRERQRTQSLNEAFAALRKIIPTLPSDKLSKIQTLKLAARYIDFLYQVLQSDELDSKMASCSYVAHERLSYAFSVWRMEGAWSMSASH, from the coding sequence ATGATGCAGGACGTGTCCAGCTCGCCAGTCTCGCCGGCCGACGACAGCCTGAGCAACAGCGAGGAGGAGCCGGACCGGCAGCAGCCGGCAAGCGGCAAGCGCGGGGCTCGCAAGAGACGTAGCAGTCGGCGCAGCGCGGGCGGCAGCGCGGGGCCCGGCGGGGCCACGGGCGGGGGCATCGGAGGCGGCGACGAGCCGGGCAGCCCGGCCCAGGGCAAGCGCGGCAAGAAATCTGCgggcggaggcggcggcggcgcgggcggaggcggtggcggcggcggcagcagcagcggGGGCGGGAGCCCGCAATCGTACGAGGAGCTGCAGACGCAGCGGGTCATGGCCAACGTGCGGGAGCGCCAGCGCACGCAGTCGCTGAACGAGGCGTTCGCCGCCCTGCGCAAGATCATCCCCACGCTGCCCTCGGATAAGCTGAGCAAGATTCAGACCCTCAAACTGGCGGCCAGGTACATCGACTTCCTGTACCAGGTCCTGCAGAGTGACGAGCTGGACTCCAAGATGGCAAGCTGCAGCTATGTGGCCCACGAGCGACTCAGCTACGCCTTCTCCGTCTGGAGGATGGAGGGGGCCTGGTCCATGTCCGCGTCCCACTAG
- the Ferd3l gene encoding fer3-like protein, whose translation MAAYPESCLDATVLNFVADLSLASPRHPLFCEFPPGVPFGDRTLRFREERPRRLSQFEERYQEVEGGEVDYEDPEEEEEEGEGRGRVASLLGRPKRKRVITYAQRQAANIRERKRMFNLNEAFDQLRRKVPTFAYEKRLSRIETLRLAIVYISFMTELLQSKEEKEAS comes from the coding sequence ATGGCCGCCTATCCAGAGAGCTGCTTGGACGCTACCGTGCTGaactttgtagcagatctctctctggcctctcccaGACACCCTCTTTTCTGCGAGTTCCCACCTGGGGTCCCTTTCGGGGACCGAACACTGAGGTTCAGAGAGGAAAGACCTAGGAGGCTGTCGCAGTTTGAGGAAAGATACCAGGAAGTAGAGGGGGGCGAAGTGGACTATGAGGACccggaagaggaggaagaggagggagaggggcgCGGCAGAGTAGCATCCTTGCTGGGCCGCCCCAAAAGGAAAAGAGTCATCACTTATGCCCAGCGCCAGGCCGCCAACATTCGCGAGCGGAAGAGGATGTTCAACCTAAACGAGGCCTTCGACCAGCTGCGCAGAAAGGTGCCCACATTCGCTTATGAGAAGAGGCTGTCCAGGATCGAGACCCTCCGCTTGGCCATCGTCTACATTTCCTTCATGACCGAGCTCCTGCAGagcaaggaggaaaaggaggccaGCTGA